The Catenulispora sp. MAP5-51 genome window below encodes:
- a CDS encoding RHS repeat-associated core domain-containing protein gives MARPTGWDILGLDGDPTPGVVESVQALAKQFGDFAHDVEAAYRSLNSFGSDTAAMQWIGQTADAFKNQYGPLPGRLQKLYTSYSEASDALSAYAPQLQAAQTKADTALRQAQDAHADLQRATSTANNAASDLKTAQQNQAANPNQKTVTDAQTAHDTAQTNLNNAKTKMAALTKQANDAYNDRITAAKTCASALGKAQGDGIHNKSWWDHVAEDLSEWGGKIAEIANDLAPFLDVLALATSWIPGVDVITAALAEADNIIALVGTGMQIAGDAMQGHWGDALMGAGMLAATFLGGKALEKFGGPMLERLGARGNKEAFTAGDPVDVVTGQMLTGDTDLVLPGVLPLILQRSYASAYGVGRLFGPGWGSTLDQRISINAAGIHFAGDDAQVLDYPIPTPGESVLPTRGAPWPLTWDREADEIRIADPAAGIVRHFAIVHHDSEAGQIRDLTAMSDRVGNRISLLRTDDGTPTGVELAGYRVAVDTAETTGGRRVSCMRLLDGTEDGVIIRHFGYDERGRLTDVVDGSGRSFRYEYDDSDRVTAWIDRNDVTYRYEYDETGRVVRGTSEGGVLTASFVYDDETRTTSVTDSLGHTTEYRHDEQGHLDRITDPLGGVQELHSDVRGHLLRRVDQVGHAIEFVRDEAGNPLSVTLPDGAVTRAGYNAFGQPVELVVPDGTVWRYEYDDRGLLTAVIDPCGAVSGFRYDEHGRLLESTDALGAAQRFRCDQAGLPVESMGPSGGAVRVRRDAFGRIIEYVDALGAVTTIERDAVGLPVRETAPDGTEQRWEYDAEGNLLSHTTPAGALARFEYGPFDKLIARTDPDGSRYTFAYDSELRLIGVTGPTGLTWRYEYDAVGHLIAERDFDGTALTYQLDAAGRLVARTGSNGATISFIRDARGNVVERHTGDDIFRYAYDPAGRLREAVGGGVRLAYEHDAAGRITSESVDGRKLVNVYDATGRRTERITPGGVTTRWAYEASGRPASMATTAGSLNFQYDAAGQETLRLLGPGAVLSQSYDSVGRLSEQNIWAYSSQDALSAVYNTERSPLQSRSIAYRADGIPVEVRDALRGTSIYRLDAAGRVTGVEALSWREAYSYDALGNLGHAETAEDREYQGTRIVRDRRTAYEHDSDGRLVRKVRRTLSGGRKVWTYTWDAENHLTGFTGPDGDTWSYTYDPLGRRVAKTRLDSDGTVAETVVFCWDGPRVAEEQRIGSDGCQTSLTWDYEPGGFRPMAQTRRSWATDAPQERIDEEFFAIVADAVGTPMELVTPDGRLAWHTTRSLFGERIAAPDSITECPLGFPGQYWDDESGLFYNLYRYYDPETGAYCSPDPLGLVAAPNNTAYVPNPLIESDPLGLFGCPVGIQNELASMRGQLNMNSVATEDALYDAAKTAGKGTSGIKNTLGKMEFDGDRDPIYGINGQLADRNAAYPGKGNGMTATSFMDHAEGDMVHTAATRGYSGGNAVVHTDRPTCNWCKNSMAGYARKLNLDSITVYDPNGLVGVWGKSGRIS, from the coding sequence ATGGCACGTCCAACGGGTTGGGACATCCTTGGCTTGGATGGGGATCCGACGCCTGGTGTGGTGGAGTCAGTGCAGGCTTTGGCGAAGCAGTTCGGGGACTTCGCCCACGATGTGGAAGCTGCTTACCGCAGCCTGAACTCGTTCGGTTCTGACACTGCTGCGATGCAGTGGATAGGTCAGACCGCTGATGCGTTCAAGAACCAGTACGGCCCGCTGCCGGGGCGGTTGCAGAAGCTGTACACGTCCTACAGCGAGGCTTCCGATGCGCTGTCCGCCTATGCGCCGCAGCTTCAGGCCGCGCAGACCAAAGCCGACACGGCCTTGCGCCAGGCCCAAGACGCGCACGCCGATCTGCAGCGTGCCACCAGCACCGCCAACAACGCGGCATCGGATCTGAAGACGGCGCAGCAGAACCAGGCCGCCAACCCGAATCAGAAGACTGTCACCGATGCGCAAACCGCGCATGACACCGCACAGACCAACCTGAACAACGCCAAGACGAAGATGGCTGCTCTGACCAAGCAAGCCAACGACGCCTACAACGACCGCATCACCGCGGCCAAAACCTGCGCGAGTGCCCTTGGTAAGGCCCAAGGCGACGGCATCCACAACAAGTCCTGGTGGGACCACGTCGCCGAGGACCTGTCCGAGTGGGGCGGCAAAATCGCCGAGATCGCCAACGACCTCGCACCGTTCCTGGACGTGCTGGCCCTGGCCACCTCCTGGATCCCCGGCGTCGACGTCATCACCGCCGCCCTTGCCGAAGCCGACAACATCATCGCCCTCGTCGGCACCGGCATGCAGATCGCCGGCGACGCCATGCAAGGCCACTGGGGCGACGCCCTCATGGGCGCCGGCATGCTCGCCGCCACCTTCCTCGGCGGCAAGGCTTTGGAGAAGTTCGGCGGACCGATGCTGGAGAGGCTCGGGGCCCGCGGGAACAAGGAGGCATTTACCGCCGGCGACCCGGTCGACGTGGTCACCGGCCAGATGCTCACCGGCGACACGGATCTCGTCCTGCCCGGTGTCCTCCCCTTGATCCTCCAGCGCTCGTATGCCTCGGCCTACGGGGTCGGCCGCTTGTTCGGGCCCGGCTGGGGGTCGACTCTCGACCAGCGGATATCAATCAACGCCGCCGGGATCCACTTCGCCGGCGACGACGCCCAGGTCCTGGACTACCCGATACCCACGCCCGGCGAGTCGGTCCTGCCGACGCGCGGAGCGCCGTGGCCGCTGACATGGGACCGGGAAGCCGACGAGATCCGGATCGCCGATCCGGCCGCCGGGATCGTCCGGCACTTCGCCATCGTCCACCACGACTCCGAGGCCGGGCAGATCCGCGACCTCACTGCGATGTCCGATCGCGTCGGTAACCGTATCAGCCTCTTGCGAACCGACGACGGGACACCGACCGGCGTCGAGCTGGCCGGCTACCGCGTCGCCGTCGACACCGCGGAGACCACCGGCGGGCGCCGGGTCTCCTGTATGCGGCTGCTGGACGGCACCGAGGACGGCGTAATCATCCGCCACTTCGGCTACGACGAGCGTGGCCGCCTGACGGACGTCGTCGACGGCTCGGGCCGGTCGTTTCGCTACGAGTACGACGACAGCGATCGTGTCACCGCATGGATCGACCGCAATGACGTCACATACAGGTACGAGTACGACGAGACCGGCCGCGTGGTGCGGGGCACGAGCGAAGGCGGCGTGCTCACCGCGTCGTTCGTCTACGACGATGAGACGCGAACGACTAGTGTCACCGACAGCCTCGGCCACACGACGGAGTACCGCCACGACGAGCAGGGCCACCTCGACCGGATCACCGATCCCCTGGGTGGCGTCCAGGAGCTCCACTCCGACGTCCGCGGGCACCTGCTGCGCAGGGTCGACCAGGTGGGGCATGCCATCGAGTTCGTCCGGGATGAGGCCGGGAACCCGCTCAGCGTCACCCTGCCGGATGGCGCGGTCACCCGGGCCGGATACAACGCTTTCGGTCAGCCGGTCGAACTCGTGGTCCCAGATGGCACCGTCTGGCGGTATGAGTACGATGACCGCGGTCTGCTGACCGCAGTCATCGATCCCTGCGGTGCTGTCAGCGGATTCCGCTACGACGAGCACGGTCGGCTCCTGGAGTCGACCGATGCGCTTGGTGCCGCACAACGGTTCCGATGCGACCAGGCCGGTCTACCTGTCGAGTCCATGGGACCGTCCGGTGGCGCCGTCCGGGTCCGGCGCGACGCGTTCGGAAGGATCATCGAGTACGTCGACGCCCTCGGCGCGGTCACCACGATCGAGCGTGACGCGGTGGGCCTTCCTGTGCGCGAGACCGCGCCGGACGGGACCGAACAGAGGTGGGAGTATGACGCCGAGGGAAACCTGCTGTCGCACACCACCCCGGCCGGGGCGCTCGCCCGGTTTGAATACGGCCCCTTCGACAAGCTCATCGCCCGCACCGATCCGGACGGCAGCCGCTATACGTTCGCCTACGACAGCGAACTACGGCTGATCGGAGTCACCGGACCCACCGGACTGACGTGGCGCTACGAATACGACGCCGTCGGCCATCTGATCGCCGAGCGTGACTTCGACGGCACGGCCCTGACCTACCAGCTCGACGCCGCCGGGCGGCTCGTGGCACGCACTGGCTCCAACGGCGCCACCATCTCCTTCATACGCGACGCGCGCGGCAACGTCGTGGAACGTCACACCGGCGACGACATCTTCCGATACGCCTACGACCCGGCCGGGCGCCTGCGCGAGGCGGTCGGCGGCGGCGTGCGGCTGGCATACGAGCACGACGCGGCCGGGCGGATCACCTCCGAGTCTGTCGACGGCCGCAAGCTCGTCAACGTCTACGACGCCACCGGGCGGCGCACCGAACGGATCACACCAGGCGGCGTCACGACCCGGTGGGCCTATGAGGCGTCCGGCCGCCCCGCAAGCATGGCGACTACCGCCGGATCGCTGAACTTCCAATACGACGCGGCCGGACAGGAGACGTTGCGGCTGCTTGGCCCGGGCGCGGTGCTGAGCCAGTCGTACGACTCGGTCGGACGGTTGTCCGAACAGAACATCTGGGCCTACTCGAGCCAGGACGCCCTGTCGGCTGTGTACAACACCGAACGTTCGCCGCTCCAGTCGCGGAGTATCGCCTACCGTGCCGACGGGATTCCGGTCGAGGTGCGCGACGCGCTCCGCGGCACCAGCATCTACCGGCTCGACGCCGCCGGACGAGTCACCGGCGTCGAGGCCCTTTCGTGGCGGGAAGCGTACTCCTACGACGCGCTCGGGAACCTCGGCCATGCCGAGACAGCGGAGGACCGCGAATATCAGGGTACGAGGATTGTACGAGACCGCCGCACGGCCTACGAGCACGACTCTGACGGACGCCTCGTCCGCAAGGTCCGGCGCACACTGTCGGGCGGGCGGAAGGTATGGACATACACGTGGGACGCGGAAAACCATCTGACCGGGTTCACCGGTCCCGACGGCGACACGTGGTCCTACACATACGACCCGCTGGGCCGCCGGGTAGCCAAGACCCGGCTCGACTCTGACGGGACCGTCGCGGAGACCGTCGTCTTCTGCTGGGACGGTCCCCGGGTCGCCGAGGAGCAGCGGATCGGCTCCGACGGCTGCCAGACATCGCTCACCTGGGACTACGAACCCGGCGGGTTCCGTCCAATGGCCCAGACCCGGCGCAGCTGGGCCACCGACGCGCCACAGGAGCGGATCGATGAGGAGTTCTTCGCGATCGTCGCCGACGCAGTCGGCACGCCGATGGAACTGGTCACCCCGGACGGCCGGCTCGCATGGCACACGACACGCTCTCTATTCGGCGAGCGGATCGCCGCACCGGACAGCATCACCGAATGCCCGTTGGGCTTCCCCGGCCAGTACTGGGACGACGAGAGCGGCCTGTTCTACAACCTCTACCGGTACTACGACCCTGAGACCGGCGCCTACTGCTCACCAGACCCACTCGGGCTCGTCGCCGCACCCAACAACACCGCTTATGTTCCTAACCCGCTGATCGAGAGCGACCCGCTCGGGCTGTTCGGCTGCCCGGTCGGCATCCAGAACGAACTGGCCTCCATGCGCGGCCAGCTGAACATGAACAGCGTGGCCACCGAAGACGCGCTGTATGACGCCGCCAAAACGGCGGGCAAGGGCACATCGGGGATCAAGAACACGCTGGGGAAGATGGAGTTCGACGGCGATCGGGACCCGATCTACGGCATCAACGGACAGCTCGCAGACCGGAACGCGGCATATCCCGGCAAGGGCAACGGGATGACGGCGACGTCGTTCATGGACCACGCGGAAGGCGACATGGTCCACACCGCTGCCACCCGCGGTTACAGCGGCGGCAACGCCGTTGTCCACACCGACCGCCCAACCTGCAACTGGTGCAAGAACTCGATGGCCGGCTACGCCCGCAAGCTGAACCTGGACAGCATCACCGTCTATGACCCGAACGGGCTCGTGGGCGTCTGGGGGAAGAGTGGCAGAATCAGCTGA